In the genome of Andrena cerasifolii isolate SP2316 chromosome 5, iyAndCera1_principal, whole genome shotgun sequence, one region contains:
- the Pths gene encoding putative ATP-dependent RNA helicase DDX47 → MEENNPTEQADEEDTKEITWQDLGIVDTLCKACEDLKWKSPTKIQSEAIPLTLQGKDIIGLAETGSGKTAAFALPILQALLESPQRYFALILTPTRELAFQISEQFEALGSSIGVKCAVIVGGMDMMSQALLLAKKPHVLIATPGRLVDHLENTKGFNLRSLKFLVMDEADRILNMDFEVEVDKILRVIPRERRTLLFSATMTKKVQKLQRASLQNPVKVEVSTKYQTVEKLQQYYIFIPVKFKDVYLVHILNELAGNSFMIFCGTCNNTVRTALLLRNLGFTAVPLHGQMSQNKRIAALTKFKARNRSILISTDVASRGLDIPHVDIVINFDIPTHSKDYIHRVGRTARAGRSGRSITFVTQYDVELYQRIEQLISKQLPLYPTEEEEVMVLEERVAEAQRIVKMEIKDIEESKKLGKRRKRQGDNDDDDDTEQFVGVRKRIKGKHMGKSKGRKS, encoded by the exons atggaagaaaataatCCAACAGAGCAGGCAGATGAAGAAGATACTAAGGAAATAACGTGGCAAGATTTG GGAATCGTAGATACTTTATGTAAGGCATGCGAGGATTTGAAGTGGAAGTCACCAACAAAAATTCAATCCGAAGCCATTCCATTAACATTACAGG GTAAAGATATAATAGGGTTGGCAGAAACTGGTTCTGGTAAAACTGCCGCCTTTGCCCTTCCCATACTACAGGCATTATTAGAGAGCCCTCAAAGATATTTCGCCTTAATTTTAACACCTACCAGAGAATTGGCATTTCAGATATCAGAACAGTTTGAAGCTTTAG GGTCAAGTATCGGCGTAAAATGTGCTGTAATAGTAGGTGGAATGGACATGATGTCCCAAGCGCTACTGTTGGCAAAAAAGCCACACGTTTTAATTGCCACACCAGGAAGATTGGTTGACCACTTGGAAAATACTAAGGGCTTTAATCTGCgctctttaaaatttttg GTCATGGACGAAGCGGATCGTATTCTGAACATGGACTTCGAGGTAGAAGTGGATAAGATTTTAAGAGTGATTCCACGGGAAAGGAGAACGTTATTGTTCTCTGCAACAATGACCAAGAAAGTGCAGAAACTGCAACGGGCATCTTTGCAGAATCCGGTTAAGGTGGAAGTCTCTACAAAATATCAGACAGTTGAAAAATTGCAGCAATACTACATATTCATTCCGGTGAAATTCAAG GATGTGTACCTGGTACATATTTTAAACGAACTAGCCGGCAacagttttatgattttttgtgGAACTTGTAACAACACAGTAAGGACTGCTCTTCTCTTACGAAACTTAGGCTTTACTGCGGTCCCGCTGCACGGACAAATGTCGCAAAATAAAAGGATAGCTGCTCTCACTAAATTCAAAGCGAGGAACCGATCTATACTTATTTCTACAGACGTTGCCAGCAG GGGTCTTGATATTCCTCACGTGGATATCGTAATAAATTTCGACATACCTACGCACAGCAAGGATTACATACACAGAGTTGGGCGTACCGCGCGTGCTGGTCGTTCTGGTCGGTCCATCACATTCGTAACACAGTACGACGTGGAACTGTATCAGAGGATAGAGCAATTAATATCGAAGCAATTGCCGTTGTACCCCACGGAGGAGGAGGAAGTAATGGTTCTCGAAGAAAGAGTAGCTGAGGCGCAACGTATCGTAAAAATG GAAATCAAGGACATCGAGGAGAGTAAGAAGCTGGGCAAACGGAGGAAGCGTCAAGGTGacaatgacgacgacgacgacacggAGCAGTTTGTCGGAGTGAGGAAAAGAATAAAAGGGAAACATATGGGGAAATCGAAGGGAAGAAAGAGTTAA
- the LOC143369309 gene encoding uncharacterized protein LOC143369309: MTSYTFSQKSFKPVPPEKGSFPLDHEGSCKMLMIEYMRCLYKNQNENTMCRTLAKDYLACRMDNQLMAREEWSNLGYADQVKET; the protein is encoded by the coding sequence ATGACCTCGTACACGTTTTCGCAGAAGTCATTCAAGCCTGTGCCGCCGGAAAAGGGCAGCTTCCCCCTCGACCATGAGGGTTCGTGCAAAATGCTCATGATCGAGTATATGCGCTGTTTGTACAAGAATCAGAACGAAAACACAATGTGCAGAACCCTCGCCAAGGATTACCTTGCCTGTCGAATGGATAACCAGCTGATGGCGCGAGAGGAATGGTCTAATCTCGGTTACGCTGACCAAGTCAAGGAGACATAA